Genomic segment of Sebastes umbrosus isolate fSebUmb1 chromosome 22, fSebUmb1.pri, whole genome shotgun sequence:
TGATCAGGGCTTTGGTGACAAATTGCCATGTGACATTAGTCGTCCAGGTGTTTGATGGGTGTTACCCCATTTCATCCTTTCAAACATCAAAAAGTTTACTCAAATTAACATTCCAGAGTCACTGCAGGAGAGTCATTCATCTAATCAAACTCCCATAAATACTTACATGTTGAGTCCATGTGGCATCTCTTCTGAAACTTCTTGTCAAACTCCAACCTAGCAGAGAAACAGAGTGTGAATCCCCTGTGCAAGAACTAAACGTTTTATCAGATTTAGTAAGGGTAATCAGATTGAAGGTGACATCACTATAATCAGGCATATGCTTGTCATTAATTGTAATCATCACATGTATACCCCACTGCTGAATACACTCTTAAAACCTCATCATTTACTCACCTCTGTGGACTTTCAAGCTGCTTTGAAGAGTTCAGTGAGTGGACATTGAAGACCAACCTAAAAGAAAATCAAGTCAGTCCCAAACTGAGGGGTAAATCTAAGCTTATGTATTTTTAAGGGCTGATCAGATTAATAATCTAGCATCACAAAAGTCAGGCATATGCTTGTCTTTTTGAAAACTCATCAATTATGGCCCTTGTGGGATTTCTTTTGGTTTCAGTCTAGTTCACCTACCGAAGTCCTTCGTTCTTGTTCTTCATCTTCGATCGGCCTTGAACATCTGAAAGAAAAGAGTTTAGATTTAGGTGGGGACTTGTGATTTATTGTTATCATACATCTTATTTGCTGCCATTAAataccaaaacaacaaaagttgtgTTTTATAGTACATTAGGTGAAGCTCATATGCTACTCAGAATCTGGTAAAGGAGTTTCTTCAAAGTCTGATTCGGTAAGAGAGAGTTGTGATTCATCACTGCAGCACCGAGCTCCTTAACAGCCAATCGATTATTAATGGCTGTTCTATGACAGCAagttacagataaaaaaacgaCCTGAAACAATAGTCTGAACAccataaaatgttataattaccTCTTGGGAGAGAGTTTCGCCAAACCCGTCACAcctgaaaccaaaaaaaaaagaatcatggGTTTTGAGTTGACTTCACGTGTGCACACTTTAAGACAGATTTCATGCTACTCAGAGTTTGATAAAGTTTCCTCAAAAGATTTTCAGTGAGAGAGTTCAAACAGAACATCACTGTAGCACGAGGCTCCATGTTATGCCATGCTATTTATCCATTTTATGCACATTTGACGCTAAAGCATGCAGTGTGAATGAGCCACGTGGTGTGAAGGAGGTTACCTTTGCAGCAGGTAGTTTCTGGAGCTTTCTTCATCATCTAGAAGACAGATAAGTGTTGGTTTAGCAGGATgtagctaacaggctaacacgTGACCGACTCCATGAGGTGGTGAAAATGAGTAAAACGTGTCTCACATCAGAATAATTAAGTGCAGTCACAGTCATTCAGTACAGGTCTGTGTAATTATCATCATTGAGAGACACCACCAGCAGCCACTGCAGAGGAGTAGCTACCATTTCTATCAGAGTCTAACATGAGTTAAACTTCTTGTTTTTCACTAAATGCTGCATGCAACATTTAGAAAACATGTCATAGTTCATATTAATAAAGATAATCAGATGAGATGAGTGTGTTTTAGAGCCGGATGGTTGAGGATTGATGCAGCTCTGGTCGCTGCTGCACAGATAGCTGCTGACTAAAAACACCACTCCAGCTTGTAAATGGGTTTAAAAGGATAAACCTCCATTGCAGACGCATCAAAACAGTATATTGCCATTGTTATCTACTATAATGAATATGTAATAATGAAGTTTGAAGCTAGATGAGTGCTAGCAGGCCATGTGCTGCTCTTACCTCGGATAGATGAGAGAAGGAAGTGAACGAGGAAACCGGTCCGTCGGGGTTTTATGTCCGGCGTGAAggactcctccctcctccctcctcccatcCGGTAAACTTTAACCGGGAAAACCGGCTCTGGCCTTTCCGGGAGCTACTTTTAGCTTTGTAAAAATTAaacgtgacaaataaaacaatttaatataTGATGAACTCATGGTCACCGTTTGTAGACGCAGGGCTTCAAGTTTACAGCCGAAGAACAAAATAAAGTACAGAGTTTATGTTCACTACGTCATTTCCGGTTTAGAAAGGTTTTCATTTCCACATGGTGGCAGTAAAGACACCAAAACTACTAATAGACCACCAGATTGCTCAACATTGTCTtctccatttaccatttattcaTGTTAGTATTAAAATaagttcaaattaaaataatattatcAAGAATATTAACTCCTTTTTTCAATTTCTGTTGTGCAAATGATCACATCTTATCACAAGTCATTAAGTTGCttctttgtattttctttttaaataaatggcaaaaacatgaacataaatatatctatatgtttataaaatgaacacaaacatgtacacacacagtcactttGGATCTTTTTATTGCcagtggtgtaatgtaactaagtacatttactcaactactgtacttgtactttacttgagtatttccatttgatgttacattgtactttttactccactacatgtataTGACACTTATAGTTActtttaacagaaaaaaacatgatatacCTATATGATAGTACTTTACTTCTAATCTACATTGACGAACTACGATATTCAAATGTTCTTGcatgtatttgttagtgatataaaacagaataatataatattttttaaagatataacactgcagaatgagtacttttgatatacttgtactttacttgagtatttccatttcatgctactttatacttctactccacccctacatttcagcaggaaatattgtactttttactccactatatgtATTTGACACATATAATTGCTAATTACtattaacaaaaaatacatatgATATACTTTTAGAATTTGatgtagtactactactagtctACAGAGTAGTATACAAAGTATCTAAAATAGGCTCCACATTGATGAACTACAACATTCAAATGTTCTTGCATGTATTTGTTAGTAATAAAATCAgagtaatataatattttataatggAATGAGGACTTTTGAGTACATTTTAAGTAAAGTATTTGCTGATAATacgtacttttacttaagtaacattttgaaatcaggacttttacttgtaatggagtatttatagactgtggtatttcttcttttacttaagtaaagtatctgagtacttcttccaccactgtttattgctatatgtacagtatatggttaactatatatttacatacatacttCATCAAAGTTCATCTTGATTTGAGTCATTGGCCACTTTTTGATGCTGCTTTTAGCGTCATGGCAACAGTTGCTATGAcatgatgatgtgatgctgtGTTTTATATCTCATTCATTCTGATTCATCCATGCAGTATAATAACAATGACTCTGACATTAGCAAATTCAAACCCAGACAGATCCATTCACACTGCGTTCATCctgaaacatgaaaatacaacCGGTACAATAAATTAAATCTTTATTTACTCAGAAAAGTGCTTCTTGTTATGGTTCATGACTTCAGAAGCTTTGATTAGGATACAAAAAGATTTTTCataaaaatgaacacatttattATATACAACCACGACAAGTTCTCTCACCTATTCAGTCTGGTCTGCGGGAGTACACTTGAGGTGATATAAAAATCAGATACATAGTGGATAACAGGAAATTACAGCAGGCCTATTGTAAACATTACATTAATACATTGAAAAATCTCCTGAATCACTTATATGATGTCCTCTTGTCTCCAGTCGCATGTCGAACGCATGCACTGAGTTAGTTCTTTAACACCATTTTGACCTTTAAAGTGCCAATGAGTGATGTTTAAGGCTCCTAAAACGTCTATAACGAAAGTGATGTGCAGCTGCAATGGTAACAATCAAAAGACATGCTCATTTATAACCAggctataaaaaaatatgtttctctttctctctccctctctcacgcTCTCCTGCCCTGTCCCTTCAGGTTATATAACCTTCaccagaacacacagtgaggaagtcaagctgtgtatttctgtacacacacacacacagatgggaaACTCTCTGTTTAGATGCGTTAACATTGGTCATTTCCccacaaatataaacatacaaatgtgtgtgttaatcATCATCACAATGTCTAAATACTGATTAGCCGTGTCTGTGTTCGCCCTCCTCTTATTACTGATTAGCCGTCAGACAGCAATAAATGGCACTGATTAACATACAGAAATGTGAAGTCCACTAATCACTCATCGCTTATGCGCTTGAAAACTTCCATTCCTTTTGGTTGCACATCAACATTTTAGTAGCTTCATAGTGCTAAACCAAAGGATGCAAAGTGCTCCAAGCTCTTAACAGTGGAGCGAATGTAGGGAGCTAAGATGTTAAGATGTAATCTGAAATTGGTAGCATAGTAGAAGGAAACTAGAAGCAGCTGAACTCAGTCACATAAAAACTGGGCTGTTCCACTCAAGCCAGTCCCATCGACTTCACTGTAAAACCACCAGCTAAGCTGAATCCCTGCAGTCTGTGTGCAAACTAACGTGCACCATGATGAGTCAAGGCAGTAAACTTTATAATGAGTGATTAACTGATTATAACTGATTCATGTTTCTGAGGCCTAATGTGGTAAAGGTCACCACTGAAGGCTGAAGGTCATTCAGGCAGTATTGTCGCATCAAAACACAGTGCATAATCACGATTTGAACAAAttgataatattatattttattgtccGTGTCGTTCTCCGGCTCTACCGAAACTCAGCCAACACAGCGTTGTGCTGCTGTTTCTTTTTCGACGaaggcgaagaagaagaaggcggcGGTGAGGATGATGTCACAGGTGCGAGCGTGACGCTGTAGAGGTTGGTGATGAAGGCCTCCCAGCCGCGACGAAAGGCTCGGTCCAAGGCCTGATGGGAACAAGAGGGTTAAAGGTTAGTAATCCATATCCAGATGCATGGTCTGAAATATAGCGATAAGGCTGACCTGAAAATGACTACATGATAATAATGTTTATGCTCATACCACAATcatagtttagtgtgttaggaTGCTGTTAGCGTGATGATTTGGAGTCTTTCCTGTTATCATTTTGATCCTTTCTGTTTAATCTGTTACACTTTACTTTATGGGTCTATATTTTCTTAATAATTTCCTCCAATTTCTTGGAAGTTTTCTAGAAACAACTTTGTAGTTTAGTACTAACTATAGAGGAAATAAAGAATCAGTTCTGAGACTTTTATTTTAGTTAGACTTTTGTTACTTGTGTTGATTTTTTAAACAGTTGTGGATTTCTTTGAACAGACTTATCTTAAACCCAACTAACtagttattcatatttatttattattgtaaattttaATATCCATATTTCTTGTTTGCTTCCTCGTACAGGGTTTTGTGCACATTCAGCTGACCTGCAGTGTGCTGCACAGGATGAATGACCGATACTTACTGATGTCTGTGTACTTCATTCTTTATAAACTGCACTGAGGaatattatttatgttattgaCATTATAGATTAGTTTCCAGTAAGATATTATTGAGTTTATATAGTgatttgctgttgttgctgctcaCGAAACgtttagttatatttaaaatataaatacattctaATCTAATTAAAATTCTaataatttttttctaaataatatattaaaaagccatTATTTAGTATCGATAAAGAACCGAACCGATAAGGAGTATCGAAAAGAGTAGTAGTATCAATAAAATCCTAATGATACCTATCCCTCAAAATAAAGCCTTGACCATTGAAAACTGTCGATAAACATGTAAATTCTTCTGTGTATCAcaagcaaaaacagaaaaaaaaaaaaacctaatatGGACTTCCTGGTTGGGAACCACTTCTTTAAGCCTGTTGCTATAGCGACCAGTGATTTTATGCCATTCAAGACTATTCAACCAGCACTGATGGAGATAAAGCAGCAACAGGAATCGTCATTATATACAGTGCTGGTATTCTATGCATTCTTATACATAAAGCTAATAgtgtgcagacacacagaggccTGAGGGTGGAGCTGATTGGTTAACAGCAGTGGAATGTTTTTATGGTGTGGGTCTAGTAAGCGGGTCGACGCTGCCATACTTCGTTCCACTGATCAAAGGACGCGATATGAGAGGCACAGGAATGTCACGTCTGTGCTTAAAAGGAAGCAGAAAATGGTTGGGAACATGTGAATCAGGTGAGGGGACGTGTAGCGTACAGCTAAAAGCTTCATTAGTTTCATGTCGTTAAATGTGACGTAGAGGAAAACTCCCATCAGAGGAAGTTACCTAATGAGTTGGTGACATGCACCGATGGCTGCTGTACCTTGACCCTGCTGGCAGTCTATTATTAAGGTGATAGTTTCCATGGTGATTAATAGCCCAGTGTGCAGTACGTGGAGGATGATGAGGGAGAACTTTACCCCTCTGTTCCACTAACTCTCGGTTATGTAACCTGGGGGGGGTTTAAAGTTTAACCACGTGATGTGAAGCTGAATATGGAAATGTGAGACACAGAAAGCTCATAAAAGTTCTCTTTTGCTAATAACAAACAAGGCTCTCGCTTCCTCTCACCTTGCGGTAATTCTTCACCGTGttcctcttcacctccttcatcccctcctcctgctccctcttcatcctcctctcctcctctccctcctcctcctcttcttctctccccctCTTCTTGTCTCTGATGAGGACCTGGTCGTCCGCCTCCTCCCGAATCGCGAAGTGAACAAGCTCCTTCCcattctctccctccatcttcttcaccttctccatctccacctcGATCATCACCTCCAGGACAGGCGGCTCAACTGGACTCTCCGTGCCCAGGCCGGGCCTCTCATCCCGGGCCACATCCCCTTCGGCTCTCCCCTCCTTCTGCTTCCTCCTGGAGCTTCttctccacctgctgctgcggCGGCTGGGTTTCCTCTGGAGGAGAGTCTCCCCGTCGTCTTCCATCATCCCTTCGTTGAGGTCAAACGCCTCGacttcttccctctcttctgCCCCAGAAACGGGCACCACACTCGGGCTCGGGCTCGGGCTGCTCGCGACTCCCCCTTCTCCGATGCTGTCCTCCGTCCCGTTCCACCTCTCCTCTACTTCTTTtcccctcacctcctctccgTCTCCAACGGCCTCTGGCTCATCAAGGCGACCGTAGAAGCCGCTGGATTTGTCCAGAAACTTTGGGGCCCGGATGGAGCTCCGCACGGAGCTTTTCCTGGAGTTCTTGCCAATTGCcatcttttctcttttgtttttctttcactctttttgttttcctgCTTCACCTCTGAAACATAGTGGGAAAAAGAGATTAGAGGTTAATGCCGTTACATAACCCTCACCCTCACTCTTTGGGTCTCCTTCTTTTACACACAAACTCCTAATCATTCCATAGTAGCTCCAACAGGATCATGTTAGCCAAAGTTCAGGAAAGGTGACGGACGATAGAGAAATGCAGAGAGAAAATGCCATGAGATGAGATCATAGATGGAAGATAATGTCAGTGTCATGGGTCTGTGTGACTGTCATGTTCCATGTTTTATCCATGTAAACGCTGTGAATGGTATGCACTGAACTATATTTAGTATCTGCCTCGCAATCCACCGCAAGATgttttatgaaacaaaaaaaggctTTGGAGTTTTGCAccagtcgtgtgtgtgtgtgtttgtgtgtgtgtgtgtgtgtgtgtgtgtgtgtgtgtgtgtggtcagcgTTATCAGGGTCGTGTTGATCACAGCTAAAGACACAATGTTCTTACAACcgaaggcaaacacacacatgcgcacacaggCTCAGACTTTGACACTAATTCAACCAGTTGGCCGCTGTACAGCAGCCAAAAATCAATGACTTCATGTTGACTCTCTCTCGTTCTCCTTCtcagtaatgttaaaaaggccACAGGATCAAATTCACATATGAGAGAGAGGATATTATCGGTGTCACAGCAGGTTATTTTCCATCATCCACCGAGGTCAAAACACAttctgtgacatcactgatttGGTTGTCATTAGATGTGAAAAGCAGAGAAAGCAGTGTAGTTTAATTCTGTGGTAATTACCCTTTAAATCTTTTACAATCCAACCTTCAACAAGTCTGCACAAATGCTGCTCTACTGGAGTGCATTTTTGATCTTTCCTGTCAGTAACTACATTTGACTACAATCATATTAAAGAGAAACATATTTACAATTACAGTTTGcccaaatattattatttttttctagcaAATGAAAACTACGGCACCTATTGTAAAGAAAAGCCAGGACAGTTCACACTTTGAGGAATAGTTCGACGATTTGGAAGATACTGTTATTGACTCTCTTGGTGGgagttagatgaggagatcaataccactctcacatttgtttaaatttaaaGGTACAACCAACAgccaattagcttagcttagcataaagactggaaacggggggaaacagctagcctggctctgtccattttttaaaaatatgcctGACAGCACCTCCAACTAATTATATCTCATTTCTTTAATTTGAACAAAAAAAGCGTAAAAACAGCAGGTTGTGATTTTACAGGAGGTTATGTGGGACTATTTTTTATGCTACCTTCACACTAAGAGCGTCAAAAACTACAAAACGACTAGAGTGGCCAGCTACAGCGTCGGCAAGTCGCCGCGtcgaagtgttgctcaagcacTCGTTGACGTAGTTAGGTTGACGGCATTTTTTTTAGACGAAAcagaacagggtgaaacaaaaacatctgaTCGGTTGACGCTTCACCGCGTCATCAGAGCACTGAAAAAAGTCAGGCGTCAGTTTTGTGACTTCACGTCACCGGCTACCATTGAAAATGAATTGTAGCCTGCTGCTGTATCGCTGATAGTGTGAATACAGCTTCAGCtgggagcagtgacttcctgtactcctccaggctagctgtttccccttgtttccagtctttatgctaagctacgccAACGGGCTGCTGGCTGTAAActttatatttactgtacagagcaGTATTAAGCTTCTCATCTGTCTCTTAGCAGGAAAGCAAATGCAGTGACTTTTAaaggatgaaaataaaaaaggaaacagagTGTCAGGGTGAACGTGATAAGGAAGCAAAATGACACAAAGTGAGAGCAGTAAGCATGAGAAAATGAGACAAGCAGGACTGAAAGAATGAATATAACATTCTgctatttattgttagaataaaCAAGAGAGCTGAGACTTATATTCCATATATAAAGTAACTTATAGACACatgaaaatgtatcttaaaagaAAAGA
This window contains:
- the sb:cb1058 gene encoding neurofilament medium polypeptide, with the translated sequence MAIGKNSRKSSVRSSIRAPKFLDKSSGFYGRLDEPEAVGDGEEVRGKEVEERWNGTEDSIGEGGVASSPSPSPSVVPVSGAEEREEVEAFDLNEGMMEDDGETLLQRKPSRRSSRWRRSSRRKQKEGRAEGDVARDERPGLGTESPVEPPVLEVMIEVEMEKVKKMEGENGKELVHFAIREEADDQVLIRDKKRGREEEEEEGEEERRMKREQEEGMKEVKRNTVKNYRKALDRAFRRGWEAFITNLYSVTLAPVTSSSPPPSSSSPSSKKKQQHNAVLAEFR